One Faecalicatena sp. Marseille-Q4148 DNA window includes the following coding sequences:
- a CDS encoding zinc dependent phospholipase C family protein, which translates to MPALYAHNQFGNKVLRKLDEENRKRALRYLPLFRIGLQGPDYLFFYHPFQKNEISGTGYRIHEESALGFIEHAQKIIEENGMDSPEYAYALGFICHFALDSECHPFVESEILRTGVGHIEIESEFEKHLMRKNGEEPLSYPIGKTFPTDPKTAGIVAEFYEGITPKYACRSLRSMRFCKNVLTAPCPVKRALIDIGMRISGQYESLQGHLLRPKDNPKCSESIIGLEKRLEGAVPVALGLIRDFESSVEVGTELSDRFDRNFE; encoded by the coding sequence ATGCCGGCGCTTTATGCACATAATCAATTTGGAAATAAAGTTTTAAGAAAACTGGATGAAGAGAATCGTAAGCGGGCACTTCGCTATTTGCCTTTGTTTCGAATCGGTCTGCAAGGACCGGACTATCTTTTTTTCTATCATCCATTTCAGAAGAATGAGATTAGTGGAACCGGATATCGGATCCATGAAGAATCTGCATTGGGATTTATTGAACATGCGCAGAAAATCATAGAAGAAAATGGAATGGATTCTCCGGAATATGCATATGCATTAGGTTTTATCTGCCATTTTGCACTGGACAGTGAATGTCATCCATTTGTGGAGTCTGAGATTCTTCGAACCGGTGTCGGACACATTGAGATTGAGAGCGAATTTGAAAAGCATCTCATGAGAAAGAATGGCGAAGAACCATTGTCTTATCCGATTGGAAAGACATTTCCAACAGATCCGAAAACGGCAGGGATCGTTGCAGAATTTTATGAAGGAATTACTCCAAAGTATGCCTGCAGATCACTGAGATCTATGCGCTTTTGTAAAAATGTATTGACAGCTCCATGCCCGGTAAAGCGAGCGCTTATCGACATTGGGATGAGAATTTCAGGGCAATATGAATCGCTTCAGGGACATTTGCTTCGTCCAAAAGATAATCCAAAGTGCAGTGAAAGCATCATCGGACTGGAGAAACGGTTAGAAGGAGCGGTTCCGGTTGCGCTTGGATTGATCAGAGATTTCGAGTCCAGTGTAGAAGTAGGAACAGAATTAAGTGATCGATTTGATCGGAATTTTGAGTAA
- a CDS encoding MFS transporter — MEKTKLTKLEKYWILYDVGNSAFILLVSTIIPIYFNAMAEAAGLSEVEYLAYWGYAASVSTILVTLIGPVFGTIADTKGFKKPIFIASMMVGVLGCAALSLPKSWIVFLAVFVIAKVGYSSSLVFYDAMLSDVTTHERMDMVSSHGYAWGYLGSCIPFVLSLAVVLLYEQIGITMTTAMAIAFFLNAAWWFLVTIPLLKNYEQIHYTKDHKHPVRESFQRLGHAFRDIKKHKKIFLFLISFFFYIDGVYTIIGMATAYGSALGLDAMNLLVALLVTQIVAFPFALLFGRLAKKYETSSLIKICIAAYAGIALFAIQLDKQWEFWMLAVCVGMFQGAIQALSRSYFAKIIPPEKAGEFFGIFDICGKGAAFMGTALMGVFAQVTGNANGGVFILAIMFVIGFFVFVKANRTKAV; from the coding sequence TTGGAAAAAACAAAACTGACAAAATTAGAAAAGTACTGGATTTTATATGATGTGGGGAATTCAGCGTTTATTTTGCTTGTCTCAACAATCATACCGATTTATTTTAATGCGATGGCAGAAGCAGCAGGTCTGTCGGAAGTGGAGTATCTGGCATACTGGGGATATGCGGCGTCTGTCTCTACCATTCTGGTAACACTGATCGGACCGGTATTTGGAACGATCGCAGATACAAAAGGTTTTAAAAAACCTATCTTTATTGCCAGTATGATGGTGGGTGTGCTTGGATGTGCGGCGCTTTCTCTGCCAAAGTCATGGATTGTCTTTTTGGCAGTGTTTGTAATTGCAAAAGTTGGTTATTCATCAAGTCTTGTGTTTTATGATGCAATGCTTTCGGATGTGACCACTCATGAGAGAATGGATATGGTATCTTCACATGGTTATGCGTGGGGATATCTTGGAAGCTGTATTCCGTTTGTACTCAGTCTTGCGGTGGTACTGCTTTATGAGCAGATAGGCATTACAATGACAACAGCGATGGCAATCGCATTTTTCCTGAATGCAGCATGGTGGTTTCTTGTAACCATCCCATTGCTGAAAAACTATGAACAGATTCACTATACAAAAGATCATAAACACCCGGTAAGAGAGAGTTTTCAGAGACTTGGACATGCGTTTCGGGATATAAAGAAGCACAAGAAAATATTTTTATTTCTCATTTCATTTTTCTTTTATATTGACGGCGTATATACCATTATCGGGATGGCAACTGCTTACGGAAGCGCATTGGGACTGGATGCAATGAATCTTCTTGTGGCACTCCTTGTGACGCAGATTGTAGCATTTCCATTTGCACTGCTTTTTGGAAGATTGGCTAAGAAGTACGAGACAAGCAGTCTGATTAAAATCTGTATAGCAGCTTATGCAGGGATTGCTTTGTTTGCGATTCAGTTGGATAAACAGTGGGAATTCTGGATGCTGGCAGTCTGTGTGGGAATGTTCCAGGGAGCAATCCAGGCATTGTCCAGATCTTATTTTGCAAAAATTATTCCGCCGGAAAAAGCAGGAGAATTTTTCGGGATTTTTGATATTTGCGGAAAAGGCGCAGCTTTTATGGGAACTGCTCTGATGGGAGTTTTTGCTCAGGTAACAGGCAATGCAAACGGGGGCGTTTTTATTTTAGCAATTATGTTTGTAATAGGATTTTTTGTGTTTGTGAAAGCGAATCGGACAAAAGCAGTATAG
- a CDS encoding DUF2156 domain-containing protein, with protein MMLIEFKRPQLEDREVISEYFWNYPSRSCDRTFVNGFLWSRFYNGGFAVIEDTLVFEDELNGKYSYSYPAGTPENIKKAILCLEEHCREKGAPFALHAVTPEQFAQLEQLFPGKFQIEYNRDWADYVYESEKLATLSGKKLHSKRNHVNRFMATHDNWTYEKLTKENVEECFQMALLWRKENGCDDDEDKNEEMCVTLNSLRLFEELGVVGGILRVDGRIVAFTMGEPICEDTFVVHIEKAFADVDGAYTVINQQFVQHECLDYKYVNREEDTGAEGLRKAKLSYKPVFLVEKGMVTCVEQEDLEKISCNK; from the coding sequence ATTATGTTAATTGAATTTAAACGTCCGCAGCTGGAAGATAGAGAAGTGATTTCAGAATATTTCTGGAACTATCCGTCCAGGAGCTGTGACAGAACATTTGTAAATGGATTTTTATGGTCAAGATTTTATAATGGTGGTTTTGCAGTTATTGAAGATACACTGGTATTTGAAGATGAATTGAATGGAAAGTATTCTTATTCTTATCCGGCAGGAACACCGGAGAATATCAAAAAGGCAATTCTGTGCCTGGAAGAACATTGCAGAGAAAAGGGAGCTCCTTTTGCGCTTCATGCAGTGACGCCGGAGCAGTTTGCACAGTTAGAACAGTTATTTCCGGGAAAGTTCCAGATAGAATATAACAGAGACTGGGCAGATTATGTTTATGAATCTGAAAAGCTGGCTACATTGTCTGGTAAGAAACTTCATTCCAAACGAAATCACGTTAATCGCTTTATGGCAACTCATGATAACTGGACTTATGAAAAACTGACAAAAGAAAATGTAGAAGAATGTTTTCAGATGGCGCTTCTGTGGCGGAAAGAAAACGGATGTGACGATGATGAAGATAAAAATGAAGAAATGTGCGTAACATTGAATTCTTTGCGGTTATTTGAGGAATTAGGAGTTGTTGGAGGAATTCTTCGTGTAGATGGCAGAATTGTAGCATTTACGATGGGAGAACCAATTTGTGAAGATACGTTTGTCGTGCATATTGAGAAGGCATTTGCAGATGTGGACGGAGCTTATACAGTGATTAACCAACAGTTTGTACAGCATGAATGTTTGGATTACAAGTATGTAAATCGAGAAGAAGACACCGGGGCAGAAGGGTTGCGAAAAGCAAAATTATCTTACAAGCCGGTATTCCTTGTGGAAAAAGGAATGGTAACCTGTGTAGAGCAGGAAGATTTAGAAAAAATTAGTTGTAATAAGTAG
- a CDS encoding DUF4317 domain-containing protein, which translates to MNKKEVAEIKKQFSPSNCAITRICGCYVDAEKERKTELKEAFLSLPEEEMFKYFDIFKKTLSGTIGKNLINLEFPLEQELSDGAQTFLLKLRDSKLKDDVLLDEFYDRVIEHYSYGENYYIILIHAAYDIPGKASDGDEMFDSSEYVYEHLLCSICPVKLSKAGLCYNEETNSIMDRIRDWIVEVPQKGFLFPAFTDRNSDIHSLLYYSKNPEELQSEFVEEFLGCRIPLTAKTQKESFHTIIEETLGNECDYEVVKNIHEKLNEIAEENKENPEPLSLDKTEVKRLLASSGATEEHLEEFDRQYEASTGSDQSSFLVSNIASTRKFEVKTPNITIQVNPDRTDLIETKIIDGRRCIVIQMDDSVEVNGIHIMGLTKE; encoded by the coding sequence ATGAATAAAAAAGAAGTTGCAGAAATTAAAAAACAGTTTTCTCCTTCCAATTGCGCCATTACCCGCATTTGCGGATGCTATGTAGATGCTGAGAAGGAACGAAAAACAGAACTAAAAGAAGCATTCCTCTCTCTTCCTGAAGAAGAAATGTTTAAATATTTTGATATTTTCAAAAAAACCCTTTCCGGAACCATCGGGAAAAATCTGATCAATCTGGAGTTCCCACTGGAACAGGAACTCTCTGATGGCGCTCAGACATTTCTTCTGAAATTAAGAGACAGCAAGCTAAAAGACGATGTGCTGTTGGATGAATTTTACGACAGAGTAATCGAACATTACTCCTATGGTGAAAATTATTATATTATCCTGATTCACGCTGCCTACGATATTCCGGGCAAAGCATCTGACGGAGATGAAATGTTTGATTCCTCCGAATATGTCTACGAACACCTTCTTTGCAGTATCTGTCCGGTCAAATTATCTAAAGCCGGACTCTGCTACAACGAAGAAACAAATAGCATTATGGATCGAATTCGTGACTGGATTGTGGAAGTTCCGCAAAAAGGATTCCTGTTCCCTGCTTTTACTGACCGAAACAGCGACATCCACAGTCTCCTCTACTATTCAAAAAATCCTGAGGAATTACAATCTGAATTCGTAGAAGAATTCCTCGGCTGCCGGATTCCGCTTACCGCAAAGACTCAGAAGGAAAGCTTCCATACAATTATTGAAGAAACTCTTGGAAATGAATGCGATTATGAAGTTGTCAAAAATATCCATGAAAAATTAAATGAAATTGCAGAAGAGAATAAAGAAAATCCGGAACCTCTCTCTCTTGATAAAACAGAAGTAAAACGACTTCTTGCAAGCAGCGGAGCAACGGAAGAACATCTGGAAGAATTTGACCGTCAATATGAAGCCTCTACCGGAAGTGATCAGTCTTCTTTTCTTGTATCAAACATTGCCAGTACAAGAAAATTTGAAGTCAAAACACCAAACATTACTATTCAGGTAAATCCAGACCGTACCGACCTGATTGAAACAAAAATTATCGACGGACGCCGCTGTATCGTCATTCAGATGGATGACAGTGTAGAAGTCAATGGAATCCACATTATGGGATTGACCAAAGAATAA
- a CDS encoding nitroreductase family protein, translating to MVFIDQDKCIGCGACAGDCVGSRIELIDGTAHIKGPCILCGHCVAICPVSAVSIPEYDMEDVETYRKETFEFSPEQLLHTIKFRRSIRDYKPEPISQHLLEELLQAGRYTATAKNSQSCHFIFVQKELDSFKQLLWDEIGSLIVAQAGSIPRELIPFASFYKRRNADRHDDFLFRNAPALVFITADTALDAGLAAQNMELMAVSNGLGALYNGYLAGIANRIPAVREWLSLSPDETIHACMLLGYPHVFYERTAPRRIANVTWK from the coding sequence ATGGTTTTTATTGATCAGGATAAATGTATCGGCTGCGGCGCCTGTGCCGGCGATTGTGTCGGCAGCCGCATTGAACTTATAGATGGCACTGCCCACATAAAAGGGCCGTGTATTCTCTGCGGACACTGTGTTGCAATTTGTCCGGTTTCTGCTGTCAGTATTCCGGAATACGATATGGAAGATGTAGAAACATATCGCAAAGAAACATTTGAATTTTCTCCGGAACAACTGCTGCACACAATCAAGTTTCGCCGCAGTATACGCGATTACAAACCGGAACCGATTTCACAGCATCTGTTAGAAGAACTTCTCCAGGCCGGACGTTATACCGCCACTGCCAAAAATTCCCAGAGCTGCCACTTCATTTTTGTTCAGAAAGAGCTCGATTCCTTCAAGCAATTACTCTGGGATGAGATCGGTTCTCTCATTGTTGCTCAAGCGGGATCGATTCCCCGTGAACTGATTCCATTTGCCAGCTTTTACAAACGCCGAAACGCTGACCGTCACGATGATTTTCTGTTTCGCAATGCTCCGGCGCTTGTGTTCATTACCGCAGATACTGCTCTGGATGCAGGACTGGCTGCGCAGAATATGGAATTAATGGCTGTATCCAACGGACTTGGCGCTCTCTATAACGGTTATCTCGCCGGTATTGCTAACCGAATCCCGGCTGTGCGGGAATGGCTCTCACTTTCTCCGGATGAAACAATCCATGCCTGTATGCTGCTTGGATATCCCCATGTATTTTATGAAAGAACTGCTCCGCGCAGGATTGCAAATGTGACATGGAAATAA
- the maf gene encoding septum formation protein Maf, which yields MDKKIILASASPRRKELMTLAGYTFEVKVSEKEECYKSNIPEEIVKELAFQKAEDVAGRTAKKKLAVIGADTVVAVDQEILGKPKTEEEAFAMIRKIAGRTHQVYTGVAVLDFDDAGKCTATSHAVKTDVTVYPMTDKEIQTYLSSEEVMDKAGAYGIQGRFAVFIEKIDGDYYNVMGLPISYLYHVLEDGAQLAEESDVLRTVGK from the coding sequence ATGGACAAGAAAATTATTTTGGCATCTGCATCTCCACGACGGAAGGAATTGATGACATTAGCGGGATATACATTTGAAGTAAAGGTTAGTGAGAAAGAGGAGTGCTATAAAAGTAATATACCGGAAGAGATTGTAAAAGAGCTGGCGTTTCAAAAGGCAGAAGATGTGGCGGGACGGACAGCGAAGAAGAAACTGGCAGTCATTGGGGCAGATACGGTTGTGGCAGTGGATCAGGAGATTCTCGGGAAACCAAAGACAGAAGAAGAAGCTTTTGCCATGATCCGCAAAATCGCCGGAAGGACACATCAAGTCTATACGGGCGTGGCAGTGCTGGATTTCGATGATGCCGGGAAATGTACAGCGACAAGCCATGCAGTCAAGACAGATGTGACGGTGTATCCAATGACAGATAAGGAAATACAGACTTATCTGTCATCGGAGGAAGTTATGGATAAAGCGGGAGCCTACGGAATCCAGGGACGGTTTGCCGTATTTATAGAGAAGATTGACGGCGATTATTATAATGTGATGGGTCTGCCGATTTCCTATCTCTATCATGTGCTGGAAGACGGAGCTCAATTGGCGGAAGAATCGGATGTTCTGCGGACTGTCGGGAAGTAA
- a CDS encoding MATE family efflux transporter: MKNSIARNFNFFSLLQFAFPTMIMMVFMSLYTIVDGIFISRLVGTDALSATNIVYPAISLVIAIGVMLATGGSAIIARKMGAGDFASAREDFSFIILTGLIAGFLLMGIGNVFLEPISRVLGATDVLLDDCIGYLSVSLYLAPACILQLLFQTLFVTAGKPVFGLILTISGGLANMVLDYLFMGPLQMGVRGAALATGIGQLIPAVVGTIYFLFVRHSLYFVKPRIRIRVLKDSCLNGSSEMVTNLSNAVVTYLFNIMMLKFLGEPGVAAITIVLYGQFLFNALYMGFSMGVAPVISFNYGSKNHPMLQKVFKICLCFIGISSVLITVLALISSPVIVQIFTPADSETFRIANTGFFLFSLNYLFAGINIFASSMFTAFSDGKISAVISFVRTFVLITANILILPYFIGVNGIWLAVPIAECMTVFLSVYYFLKKRNDYHYFPTVRRTSDSSAN, from the coding sequence ATGAAAAATTCAATTGCCAGAAACTTTAACTTCTTTTCATTGCTGCAGTTTGCTTTTCCGACGATGATCATGATGGTTTTTATGTCGCTCTATACAATTGTAGATGGAATCTTTATCTCCCGCCTGGTCGGAACAGATGCGCTCTCAGCCACAAACATCGTATACCCTGCCATTAGCCTCGTCATTGCCATCGGCGTTATGCTTGCTACCGGCGGAAGCGCTATTATTGCGCGTAAAATGGGCGCCGGAGATTTTGCCAGTGCACGCGAAGATTTCTCTTTCATCATATTGACCGGTTTGATTGCCGGATTTCTGCTAATGGGCATCGGAAATGTATTTCTGGAACCGATTTCCCGTGTATTAGGAGCTACAGATGTGCTTCTTGATGATTGTATTGGCTATCTTAGCGTCTCTTTATATCTGGCTCCGGCCTGTATTTTACAATTATTATTTCAAACACTTTTTGTTACAGCCGGAAAGCCTGTGTTCGGGCTTATTCTGACAATCAGCGGCGGTCTTGCCAACATGGTTCTCGATTATCTTTTTATGGGACCATTGCAAATGGGCGTGCGCGGTGCAGCGCTCGCCACCGGTATCGGTCAGCTCATCCCTGCGGTTGTCGGCACGATTTACTTCCTCTTTGTCAGGCATTCACTGTATTTTGTCAAACCTCGCATCCGGATTCGCGTGCTAAAAGACAGTTGTCTAAACGGTTCTTCTGAAATGGTAACGAACCTTTCTAACGCAGTTGTAACTTACCTGTTCAACATTATGATGCTGAAATTTCTTGGTGAGCCCGGTGTTGCCGCCATTACCATCGTATTGTACGGACAATTTTTATTCAACGCCTTGTATATGGGCTTCTCTATGGGAGTCGCTCCTGTTATCAGTTTCAACTATGGAAGCAAAAATCATCCAATGCTGCAGAAGGTATTTAAAATCTGTCTTTGCTTCATCGGCATCTCTTCAGTACTGATCACCGTGCTTGCGCTGATTTCTTCTCCGGTAATTGTACAGATTTTTACACCGGCTGACTCCGAGACCTTCAGAATTGCTAACACCGGTTTCTTTCTGTTTTCATTGAACTATTTGTTTGCAGGCATAAATATATTTGCCTCTTCCATGTTCACAGCATTTTCAGACGGAAAGATATCTGCTGTCATTTCTTTCGTCCGGACATTTGTTTTAATTACTGCAAACATACTCATTCTCCCATACTTTATCGGTGTAAATGGCATCTGGCTTGCAGTGCCAATTGCAGAATGTATGACCGTTTTCCTGTCGGTTTATTATTTCCTTAAGAAACGGAATGATTATCATTACTTCCCGACAGTCCGCAGAACATCCGATTCTTCCGCCAATTGA